A portion of the Homalodisca vitripennis isolate AUS2020 chromosome 2, UT_GWSS_2.1, whole genome shotgun sequence genome contains these proteins:
- the LOC124354010 gene encoding TCF3 fusion partner homolog, translating to MIVPGSENLYSDDSEDGAVEIDIYVRKYQLLLERCEVLQQDNERLVNRIQQVKKLLRRYRRERLFLMDRLDQHGDNWRSIPLPVELDEPIDLPFTQPVAKPKVISTPAPVTEKAPTSSRGKGQQAGAGGSVPKRKAPKTPADPNAPKRPANPFFQFCQEQRTPVLESLVAQGLGEPSKQEVTKQLAVRWNALSTGEKKIYYDMYEKSKERYAVDMQLYSLNKASKP from the exons atgaTTGTACCCGGCTCAGAAAATCTTTATTCCGATGATTCTGAAGATGGTGCTGTAGAAATAGACATTTATGTTCGAAAATATCAGTTACTGTTGGAACGGTGTGAAGTGCTGCAACAG GACAATGAAAGGCTTGTCAACAGAATACAGCAGGTCAAGAAGCTACTGCGGAGGTATAGACGAGAACGATT GTTTCTGATGGATCGTCTAGACCAGCATGGAGACAACTGGAGGTCAATACCTCTACCAGTGGAGTTGGATGAACCTATAGACCTCCCATTCACACAACCTGTCGCAAAACCCAAG GTTATCTCCACCCCGGCTCCAGTCACAGAGAAGGCCCCTACCTCGAGTCGGGGCAAGGGACAACAAGCAGGGGCAGGTGGGTCTGTACCTAAACGGAAGGCTCCAAAAACACCTGCAGACCCTAACGCGCCCAAACGACCTGCAAATCCCTTCTTCCAGTTCTGTCAGGAACAGAGAACCCCAGTGTTGGAGAGTCTGGTGGCACAGGGACTTGGAGAGCCAAGCAAACAAGAGGTTACCAAGCAGTTGGCTGTGCGATGGAATGCTCTCTCCACTGGAGAGAAAAAG ATCTATTATGACATGTATGAAAAATCAAAGGAGCGCTACGCTGTGGATATGCAGCTTTACAGCCTGAACAAAGCCTCCAAACcataa